The Bacillus sp. es.036 genomic sequence TGAGATTGGCGACATCCCTAAGACTGAAGGAATTACCAGTTCACATATCGCATACTCCATGACGCTTGAGTGAAACTAAAAACAAAACGAGTCGAGAGGATGGGTGAGATGGACAATGTGATTACCGTATTTAAAGAACGTCAGCGTCATAAGCGCCTTGAATTCGAACGGAGGGTTTTAATCGAAATATCTCTGAAAGAGTTATCTGATAACATTAGAGATATGTTTTCTCCATTTTTCTCTGAGGCTATTCTCTACAAAGGGGATGTCGAAAATGTTTGTATGGATATCGCGATCGAAGCCTATTTACTTGGCGCAGAGTATAGTAAATTTTCGTATTATGGAGAACCGATGTCAGTGGTGCATAAGCGTTGTTTTAAATTGGAGAAAGCGCTTATAGAGGCTCTCTTTGATTATTGGCTTTTTTGGAAAACGTCAGCTGTTTATGAAGAGTCCTTACAAATTACGTGTGATGTATTTGTTTCGAATTGGTGGAAAGCGGGTTGTGAAAAAGGAATGATGAGACGTCGTCTTCGCTTGCAATAATCCATAAAGTTTGAAGACTAATTCTTTCACCTGTCCCATATAGATAATGTAGGACAAAATAAGGGGCGGTGTTGGAAAAGAATGAAGAAGTGGTATAAGCGATTTGGCGTTGCCACTGGTATCATCGTGCTGCTATTTATTATTAATTACAAATTTGCGATTGATTCTTCATGGGATGCCTGGCATCTACCTTTATCAGGTCAGGTTATTGTGATTGATCCAGGTCACGGGGGCGCTGATGGAGGAGCGGTAGGTGATAATGTTGTTGAAAAAGACATTGCACTTAAAATATCTCTAAAGCTAAGGGATTATCTTCAGGAAGCAGGAGCACTTGTTATTATGACAAGAGAGACGGATACCGATTTAGCATCTGAAGGAACGAAAGGGCTAAGCAATCGAAAAGCTGAAGATTTAAGAAAACGTGTTGAACTTATTAACGAAGGAAGTCATCATCTTTTTGTTAGTATTCATTTAAATGCGATTCCATCGTCTCAATGGAGTGGTGCGCAGACTTTTTATAATCCTGTAAATGAAGAAAGCGAGGCATTATCTCGTTTTATTCAAGATGAAATTAAGCGGAATTTAGAAAATACAAATAGACTAGCGAAGAATATGGACAGTGTCTATTTGCTCCGGGAGGCTGAAATTCCAGGATCTCTTGTTGAGGTAGGATTCCTTTCAAATCCCTCGGAGAGAGAACTATTGAATACGGATACCTACCAGAACAAAGTAGCCGCTTCAATTTATCAAGGGATTATTCGCTATGCGACAAACGAGTCAGTGCCAGAAGAATAAGCACTGACTCGTTTTAGTATTTAAAGTCCATGAATTTCACGTGAAGCACCGTAGTCAAAACTCTCTGAATGATATGTTATACTAGCAATGTAATCGAATTCAGAGAAGGTGGTGCCTCCATGTTAACGAAAGATCAGGTCGTTGAATTACTACAAAAGGTGCAAGATCCTATTTTACATAAAAGTATCACGATTCGTGATGTGAAAACGAAGGAAGGCTATGTCAGTGTAAAGGTAGCCCTAGCTCAAACAGAATCGGCTGAGCAAATGAAGGTACAGCAAGAGATTGTGAACACGTTAAAGGATGCTGGAGCGGAATCTGTTGGGTTACGATTTGAACAATTAGCAGACGAAGAACTTCCTGAGGGAACATCAGCTAATCCAGATCTTCCTCCACTGCTTTCCCCGGAAAGTAAAACACAATTTATCGCGGTAGCAAGTGGTAAAGGTGGAGTTGGGAAATCAACGGTTACAGTAAACCTTGCAACGTCACTTGCCCGTCTCGGAAAAAAAGTTGGTATTATTGATGCGGATATTTACGGATTTAGCGTTCCAGATATGATGGGGATTGAAACGAGACCAAAAGTAGAAAATGAAAAAATCTATCCCGTTGAGCGTTTTGGCGTTAAAGTCATGTCGATGGCCTTCTTTGTAGAAGATAATGCTCCTGTTATCTGGCGCGGGCCGATGCTTGGGAAAATGCTAAATAACTTCTTTAGTGAAGTTGATTGGGGAGAATTAGATTACCTTCTACTTGATTTACCACCAGGAACAGGTGATGTGGCGCTGGATGTTCATACGATGCTTCCTGCTTCAAAAGAGATCATTGTAACGACACCGCATGCAACGGCTGCTTTCGTTGCAGCTCGAGCGGGTGCAATGGCGCTTAAGACGAAACATGAAGTCCTTGGCGTCGTGGAAAACATGTCTTATTTTGAAAGTAAAGTCACTGGTGAGAGAGAGTATGTATTTGGTCAGGGTGGCGGAGATAAGTTAGCTTCAGAATTATCTACTGATATTCTTGGCAGACTTCCTCTCGGGCAACCAGACTTCGATGAAGCTGAATTTGCTCCTTCTGTTTACCAAGAAGAACATCCGATTGGCATGCAGTACCTCCAAATTGCTAATGAGATTATCAAAAGAACTGCAGAATAAAAGGAAAGGACGTGCCTTGGGGCATGTCCTTTCCTTTCGTTTGGCTATTCCTGTCCAGAATTTGAGCTTTCTCCATTCTTTGAATCAGAATTACCATTGCCTTCTTCCTTACCACCACCGGAAGATTTCAGTTGCTCTGACGTAATTCCTGTAAGCATCTCCTGAATCTTTGCTTGGAATAATGGGCTTTCAAAAGTTTCGGAAATCAAGTCTTTGATTTGTTGGCGAGACTGGTTGCTTTCAAGGAGTTGTAAATAGTGCTTTTCCATGACTGGATCTTGCAACAGATCCATCATCTTTTCCTGAAAGTCAGGATCATCCATTAGGGATTTGAACAATTCCTTATTCTCTTCCTGAATGTTTTTAGCAAAGTTTTCAACGAAAGTAGGGTCTTTCAACATTTCTTGCCAGTATGCTTTTCCTTCTTCAGTTGTAAGCACCTTTTGTATGGTTTCTTTCACAAATGGTTGTTCCATAACAAGTTGTTTCTTTATTTCTGCATCTGACAGTACTTCTTGAATGGCTTTCTTGCCTTCGTCCGACTTCAGAAGGTCGACAAGCATTTTTTTCGTTTCTTCATAATTGGCTTGAGATCCTTCAGCAGAACCTGTGGCACATCCTGCAATCAGAAGAATAACGAAGCATAGTGTGAGTAGTTTGAAACGCTGATACATATAGATGCGCTCCTTTCTCAAAATCTTATTCTTAATATTAGGCGAAACTGTGAATTTATACCCGGTGAATAAAGGAAGGGTGGCAATTTAAAAGTGGCATTGGTACAATTCAACATAGAAGCACCATTAACGTTCACGGGGGTTTGATTTTGAAAACAAGAAATCTTGTTTATTTATTTTTTACAACCCTTCTGATTGGATCAACAGCTGGTATGCTTACAGGTCTTGTTTTAGACTGGTCACAGTACTGGGCAGATCTAAAAAATGGAGAAATATTATCGTTCCTAATCGTCATACTTTGGTTATTAGGAGTATCGAGCATCTTTAGTTTGATTAGTCAGATGGGGTTTTTTGCGTATTTAACGATTCACCGATTTGGTCTTGGTATTTTCAAATCAGTCAAACTCTGGAATACAATCCAGGTAGTGTTGATTGCAGTAGCTTTATTTGATTTAGTCTATTTCCGCTATGAGGTCTTTGCAGAAGAGGGAGAAAGTGTGATTAGCTACATACTCATTGCGTTATTTCTTTTAGCTGTCGGACTTGTTACGGCATATGTGAAGCAAAAAGAAACGAATAAGCAGGCGTTTATTCCAGCTCTTTTCTTTATTGTCGTTGTTACCATCCTCGAATGGATTCCAGGACTACAAAGCAATGATCCAAAGTGGCTCTGGCTTATTTTGATCCCTCTCTTAGTAAGTAATGTATGGCAATTGCTAACACTTCATCGTTTAATTCAAAAAGACGTATAAACGAAAGCCGCTTTCCAATTGGAAAGCGGCTTATTTTACTTCTTTACTATTGATGTTGGCGTTAGAGACAAGTTCACTCACCGTTGCGAAAGAATAGCCTTTCTTCTTTAAAGCAGCAATCACTTCTGGAAGAGCTTCTGCCGTCTGTTTTGCTGAATCGGATGCATGCATAAGAATAATGTCACCTGGGTCGATCTCTTTCGTTACATTTTTCACAATGTTCTCTACCCCTGGGTTTTTCCAATCTTCAGAATCAAGACTCCAGTGAATAAGGGTATAGTTAAATTTGTTTGAAATCGTGAGAACACGCTTATCAAAGTTTCCGTTAGGTGGTCTTAGCAATTGTGGTTCTTCATCGGTTACTTTTTTTATAGCTTCGCTCGAACGAATGATATCCTTCTTGATCTCCTCATCTTTCATGTTTGTGTAGTTTTCGTACCGATAACCAAGGTTACCAATTTCGTGGCCGTCTTTTGCTATTTGTTCGACTACTTCAGGATGACGCTCCGCCCAAGCACCAGAAATAAAAAAAGAAGCTTTAACATTGTGTTGTTTTAATTCTTCAAGTATCGGGATTGCTTTTGTTTCACCCCAACTAATGTCAAAGGTTAAGGCAAGGCGTTTATCATCGCTCTTTACCTGATCCACGGCGAGCGGAACATCATTATTTGTAAACACAGCGAGGTCTCCACTTTCGACAAAAAGAATAATGGCAGCAAAGAAAGCAGCCGCTACAATAATAAGGCCTTGTTTAATTCTAATTCCATTCCAAATCCAAAAAAACTTCATGATGCACCCCCTTTGTCCCATTCATATGCGAAAAGTTTCTTAACTATGTACAAACTGTTTAGGATACACATAAATCACAAATTACCTGGTCATACTGGTGTGAGGAAGGAGTGGTTTTAGATGATGGGCTTTTTAGTTAGCTTTAAAGAAATGAAAGAAATAGAGTATTTGCTAAAGCGAGAAATGGAAGAGCTACTGTTAGATTTGGATAACAGTCGGATTGATGGTTTAATTAAAAGAGCGATGGAAGAACGTTATCAGCTTCTATTAGGTATCTATAAAAGAACCGCTACACAAGCTGAAATAGCAAAGTACGTGCGCATTTTGAAAAAAAGTTCAAATTAATTTAAATTATCTCTTGTCAAATTGAAAAACTACCTGTATATTTATATAGGTCGCCGCAACAACACGGTTGACACAAAAAAACAATTTCAAAAAGTTGTTGACGCCAACTTAGTTAATGTGTTACATTAATAAAGTCGCTGAAAACGACATTGAAAGAAACGAATTGCTCTTTGAAAACTGAACGAAACGCCATGTAAGTAGTTGTTTCTACGGAAACAAATTGTTTTAAAAGCTAGATTAAGCTTTCTATCGGAGAGTTTGATCCTGGCTCAGGACGAACGCTGGCGGCGTGCCTAATACATGCAAGTCGAGCGAAGAGATGGGAGCTTGCTCCCTGATCTTAGCGGCGGACGGGTGAGTAACACGTGGGCAACCTGCCCTGCAGACTGGGATAACTCCGGGAAACCGGAGCTAATACCGGGTAATACATCGCACCGCATGGTGCAATGTTGAAAGTTGGCTTTCTGAGCTAACACTGCAGGATGGGCCCGCGGCGCATTAGCTAGTTGGTAAGGTAATGGCTTACCAAGGCGACGATGCGTAGCCGACCTGAGAGGGTGATCGGCCACACTGGGACTGAGACACGGCCCAGACTCCTACGGGAGGCAGCAGTAGGGAATCTTCCGCAATGGACGAAAGTCTGACGGAGCAACGCCGCGTGAGTGACGAAGGCCTTCGGGTCGTAAAGCTCTGTTGTTAGGGAAGAACAAGTACCGTTCGAATAGGGCGGTACCTTGACGGTACCTAACCAGAAAGCCACGGCTAACTACGTGCCAGCAGCCGCGGTAATACGTAGGTGGCAAGCGTTGTCCGGAATTATTGGGCGTAAAGCGCGCGCAGGCGGTCTTTTAAGTCTGATGTGAAAGCCCACGGCTCAACCGTGGAGGGTCATTGGAAACTGGAGGACTTGAGTGCAGAAGAGGAGAGTGGAATTCCACGTGTAGCGGTGAAATGCGTAGATATGTGGAGGAACACCAGTGGCGAAGGCGGCTCTCTGGTCTGTAACTGACGCTGAGGCGCGAAAGCGTGGGGAGCAAACAGGATTAGATACCCTGGTAGTCCACGCCGTAAACGATGAGTGCTAGGTGTTGGGGGGTTCCACCCTCAGTGCTGAAGTTAACACATTAAGCACTCCGCCTGGGGAGTACGACCGCAAGGTTGAAACTCAAAGGAATTGACGGGGGCCCGCACAAGCAGTGGAGCATGTGGTTTAATTCGAAGCAACGCGAAGAACCTTACCAGGTCTTGACATCCTCTGACAATCCTGGAGACAGGACGTTCCCCTTCGGGGGACAGAGTGACAGGTGGTGCATGGTTGTCGTCAGCTCGTGTCGTGAGATGTTGGGTTAAGTCCCGCAACGAGCGCAACCCTTGATCTTAGTTGCCAGCATTTAGTTGGGCACTCTAAGGTGACTGCCGGTGACAAACCGGAGGAAGGTGGGGATGACGTCAAATCATCATGCCCCTTATGACCTGGGCTACACACGTGCTACAATGGACGGTACAAAGGGCAGCAACACCGCGAGGTGAAGCAAATCCCATAAAGCCGTTCTCAGTTCGGATTGCAGGCTGCAACTCGCCTGCATGAAGCCGGAATTGCTAGTAATCGCGGATCAGCATGCCGCGGTGAATACGTTCCCGGGCCTTGTACACACCGCCCGTCACACCACGAGAGTTTGTAACACCCGAAGTCGGTGGGGTAACCTTTATGGAGCCAGCCGCCGAAGGTGGGACAAATGATTGGGGTGAAGTCGTAACAAGGTAGCCGTATCGGAAGGTGCGGCTGGATCACCTCCTTTCTATGGAGAATTACGAAGGTAACTTACGTTACCAACCTTACATGAGCGTTTCGTTTAGTTTTGAAAGAATGATTACTTCTTTCAAAACGTGGCTTATATGATGAAACAGATGTGCACCTGCGTCTTCGAGTAACGCTAACGATGTTGGCTTCCTCGGTGCAAGGCAGCATAGAAGTGGATTCAAGTAGTAGCCTTGTTCCTTGAAAACTAGATAGCATAAACAACGACATCCAATAATTATTTTTTATGCAATAACTTAGTAATAACTGATGCGTTATGGCAGTAATGCCTAACAAATCGAAGGTTAAGCTACTAAGGGCGCACGGTGGATGCCTTGGCACTAGAAGCCTAAGAAGGACGGGACGAACACCGATATGCTTCGGGGAGCTGTAAGTACGCTTTGATCCGGAGATTTCCGAATGGGGGAACCCACCATCTTTAATAGGATGGTATCCATTTCTGAATACATAGGGAATGGAAGGCAGACCCGGGGAACTGAAACATCTCATTACCCGGAGGAAGAGAAAGCAAATGCGATTTCCTGAGTAGCGGCGAGCGAAACGGAATCAGCCCAAACCAGAGGGCTTGCCCTCTGGGGTTGTAGGACGTCTCTTTGGAGTTACAAAGGCACGGATAGACGAAGCGACCTGGAAAGGTCCATCACAGAAGGTAACAATCCTGTAGTCAAAATCCGCTGCCCTCCGAGACGGATCCTGAGTACGGCGGGACACGTGAAACCCCGTCGGAATCTGGGAGGACCATCTCCCAAGGCTAAATACTCTCTAGTGACCGATAGTGAACCAGTACCGTGAGGGAAAGGTGAAAAGCACCCCGGAAGGGGAGTGAAAGAGAACCTGAAACCGTGTGCCTACAACTAGTTGGAGCCCGTTAATGGGTGACAGCGTGCCTTTTGTAGAATGAACCGGCGAGTTACGATCCCGTGCAAGGTTAAGCTGATAAGGCGGAGCCGCAGCGAAAGCGAGTCTGAATAGGGCGAAATAGTACGTGGTCGTAGACCCGAAACCAGGTGATCTACCCATGTCCAGGGTGAAGTTCAGGTAACACTGAATGGAGGCCCGAACCCACGCATGTTGAAAAATGCGGGGATGAGGTGTGGGTAGCGGTGAAATGCCAATCGAACCTGGAGATAGCTGGTTCTCTCCGAAATAGCTTTAGGGCTAGCCTCGCGGCAAGAATCTTGGAGGTAGAGCACTGATTGGACTAGGGGTCCTTACCGGATTACCGAATCCAGTCAAACTCCGAATGCCAACGATTTATCCGCGGGAGTCAGACTGCGAGTGATAAGATCCGTAGTCGAGAGGGAAACAGCCCAGACCACCAGCTAAGGTCCCAAAGTATACGTTAAGTGGAAAAGGATGTGGCGTTGCTTAGACAACCAGGATGTTGGCTTAGAAGCAGCCATCATTTAAAGAGTGCGTAATAGCTCACTGGTCGAGTGACGCTGCGCCGAAAATGTACCGGGGCTAAACGTATCACCGAAGCTGTGGATTGTCTTACGACAATGGTAGGAGAGCGTTCTAAGGGCTGTGAAGTCAGACCGAAAGGACTGGTGGAGCGCTTAGAAGTGAGAATGCCGGTATGAGTAGCGAAAGACAAGTGAGAATCTTGTCCGTCGAAAGCCCAAGGTTTCCTGAGGAAGGCTCGTCCGCTCAGGGTTAGTCGGGACCTAAGCCGAGGCCGAAAGGCGTAGGCGATGGATAACAGGTTGATATTCCTGTACCACCTCCTTTCCGTTTGAACGACGGGGGGACGCAGAAAGATAGGGAGAGCGCGCTGCTGGAAATGCGCGTCCAAGCGATTAGGCTGGTGAATAGGTAAATCCGTTCACCGTGAAGGCTGAGTCGTGATGGCGAGGGAAATTTAGTACCGAAGTCCTTGATTCTACGCTGCCAAGAAAAGCCTCTAGTGAGGAAAGAGGTGCCCGTACCGCAAACCGACACAGGTAGGCGAGGAGAGAATCCTAAGACGATCGGGAGAACTCTCGTTAAGGAACTCGGCAAAATGACCCCGTAACTTCGGGAGAAGGGGTGCTTCCTCGGGTTAATAGCCCAGGGGAGCCGCAGTGAAAAGATCCAAGCGACTGTTTAGCAAAAACACAGGTCTCTGCAAAGCCGTAAGGCGAAGTATAGGGGCTGACACCTGCCCGGTGCTGGAAGGTTAAGAGGAGGGGTTATCCCTTACGGGAGAAGCTCTGAATCGAAGCCCCAGTAAACGGCGGCCGTAACTATAACGGTCCTAAGGTAGCGAAATTCCTTGTCGGGTAAGTTCCGACCCGCACGAAAGGTGCAACGACTTGGATACTGTCTCAACGAGAGACCCGGTGAAATTATAGTACCTGTGAAGATGCAGGTTACCCGCGACAGGACGGAAAGACCCCATGGAGCTTTACTGTAGCCTGATATTGGATTTTGGTACAGCTTGTACAGGATAGGTAGGAGCCATAGAAGTCGGACCGCCAGGTTCGATGGAGGCGTCGGTGGGATACTACCCTGGCTGTACTGACATTCTAACCCAGCACCGTGATCCGGTGCGGAGACAGTGTCAGGTGGGCAGTTTGACTGGGGCGGTCGCCTCCTAAAGTGTAACGGAGGCGCCCAAAGGTTCCCTCAGAATGGTTGGAAATCATTCGCAGAGTGTAAAGGCACAAGGGAGCTTGACTGCGAGACCTACAAGTCGAGCAGGGACGAAAGTCGGGCTTAGTGATCCGGTGGTTCCGCATGGAAGGGCCATCGCTCAACGGATAAAAGCTACCCTGGGGATAACAGGCTTATCTCCCCCAAGAGTCCACATCGACGGGGAGGTTTGGCACCTCGATGTCGGCTCATCGCATCCTGGGGCTGAAGTAGGTCCCAAGGGTTGGGCTGTTCGCCCATTAAAGCGGTACGCGAGCTGGGTTCAGAACGTCGTGAGACAGTTCGGTCCCTATCCGTCGCGGGCGCAGGAAATTTGAGAGGAGCTGTCCTTAGTACGAGAGGACCGGGATGGACACACCGCTGGTGTACCAGTTGTTCCGCCAGGAGCATAGCTGGGTAGCTACGTGTGGAAGGGATAAGTGCTGAAAGCATCTAAGCATGAAGCCCCCCTCGAGATGAGATTTCCCACAGCATTAAGCTGGTAAGATCCCTTAGAGATGATGAGGTAGATAGGTTCGGGGTGGAAGCGTGGCAACACGTGGAGCTGACGAATACTAATCGATCGAGGGCTTAACCTAAAACAAAAGTGATGTGAGCATGTCTCACTAAACTTGATATTATTGGAATACGTTGTGCGTGCTATCTAGTTTTCAGGGAATAATATTTTTCTTGATCTTTACAAAGAAATATAGTAAGATATATCTTGTCCTTGGTTAAACACTTTCTAGTGGATCAACCATTGATTAGTCTGGTAATGATGGCGAAGAGGTCACACCCGTTCCCATGCCGAACACGGAAGTTAAGCTCTTCAGCGCCGATGGTAGTTGGGGGATCTCCCCCTGCAAGAGTAGGACTTTGCCAGGCTGACCAATATTCCACAGTAGCTCAGTGGTAGAGCAATCGGCTGTTAACCGATCGGTCGTAGGTTCGAATCCTACCTGTGGAGCCATTATGCTTCCATAGCTCAGCAGGTAGAGCACTTCCATGGTAAGGAAGGGGTCATCGGTTCGAATCCGGTTGGAAGCTCCAGGACATGGCCCGTTGGTCAAGCGGTTAAGACACCGCCCTTTCACGGCGGTAACACGGGTTCGAATCCCGTACGGGTCACCAATATTAATTTTTGCTCTGTGGAGGATTAGCTCAGCTGGGAGAG encodes the following:
- a CDS encoding P-loop NTPase, translated to MLTKDQVVELLQKVQDPILHKSITIRDVKTKEGYVSVKVALAQTESAEQMKVQQEIVNTLKDAGAESVGLRFEQLADEELPEGTSANPDLPPLLSPESKTQFIAVASGKGGVGKSTVTVNLATSLARLGKKVGIIDADIYGFSVPDMMGIETRPKVENEKIYPVERFGVKVMSMAFFVEDNAPVIWRGPMLGKMLNNFFSEVDWGELDYLLLDLPPGTGDVALDVHTMLPASKEIIVTTPHATAAFVAARAGAMALKTKHEVLGVVENMSYFESKVTGEREYVFGQGGGDKLASELSTDILGRLPLGQPDFDEAEFAPSVYQEEHPIGMQYLQIANEIIKRTAE
- the gerD gene encoding spore germination lipoprotein GerD, translating into MYQRFKLLTLCFVILLIAGCATGSAEGSQANYEETKKMLVDLLKSDEGKKAIQEVLSDAEIKKQLVMEQPFVKETIQKVLTTEEGKAYWQEMLKDPTFVENFAKNIQEENKELFKSLMDDPDFQEKMMDLLQDPVMEKHYLQLLESNQSRQQIKDLISETFESPLFQAKIQEMLTGITSEQLKSSGGGKEEGNGNSDSKNGESSNSGQE
- the cwlD gene encoding N-acetylmuramoyl-L-alanine amidase CwlD, producing the protein MKKWYKRFGVATGIIVLLFIINYKFAIDSSWDAWHLPLSGQVIVIDPGHGGADGGAVGDNVVEKDIALKISLKLRDYLQEAGALVIMTRETDTDLASEGTKGLSNRKAEDLRKRVELINEGSHHLFVSIHLNAIPSSQWSGAQTFYNPVNEESEALSRFIQDEIKRNLENTNRLAKNMDSVYLLREAEIPGSLVEVGFLSNPSERELLNTDTYQNKVAASIYQGIIRYATNESVPEE
- the pdaB gene encoding polysaccharide deacetylase family sporulation protein PdaB; protein product: MKFFWIWNGIRIKQGLIIVAAAFFAAIILFVESGDLAVFTNNDVPLAVDQVKSDDKRLALTFDISWGETKAIPILEELKQHNVKASFFISGAWAERHPEVVEQIAKDGHEIGNLGYRYENYTNMKDEEIKKDIIRSSEAIKKVTDEEPQLLRPPNGNFDKRVLTISNKFNYTLIHWSLDSEDWKNPGVENIVKNVTKEIDPGDIILMHASDSAKQTAEALPEVIAALKKKGYSFATVSELVSNANINSKEVK
- a CDS encoding KinB-signaling pathway activation protein; translated protein: MKTRNLVYLFFTTLLIGSTAGMLTGLVLDWSQYWADLKNGEILSFLIVILWLLGVSSIFSLISQMGFFAYLTIHRFGLGIFKSVKLWNTIQVVLIAVALFDLVYFRYEVFAEEGESVISYILIALFLLAVGLVTAYVKQKETNKQAFIPALFFIVVVTILEWIPGLQSNDPKWLWLILIPLLVSNVWQLLTLHRLIQKDV
- a CDS encoding DUF2521 family protein, with translation MDNVITVFKERQRHKRLEFERRVLIEISLKELSDNIRDMFSPFFSEAILYKGDVENVCMDIAIEAYLLGAEYSKFSYYGEPMSVVHKRCFKLEKALIEALFDYWLFWKTSAVYEESLQITCDVFVSNWWKAGCEKGMMRRRLRLQ